The proteins below come from a single Drosophila kikkawai strain 14028-0561.14 chromosome 3R, DkikHiC1v2, whole genome shotgun sequence genomic window:
- the Trax gene encoding translin-associated protein X → MPKNGSGGNRNNAPRKRQPAAQLDEENPIIQAFRNYSAELTMKHDRHERIVKLSRDITIESKRIIFLLHSIDSRKQNKEKVLEEARQRLAKLIEVNFRAVALELRDQDVYQFRGAYSPGLQEFIEAYTYMEYLCSEDGAKENKSVSDWQALQAVMQYVEEAGKAKGEDTSVTEVEAVAEPVVEEVPKKFQFFVDPTEYVLGLSDLTGELMRRCINSLGSGDTDTCLETCKTLQHFYTGYISLHCPRARELWRKITTMRQSVLKAENVCYNVKVRGGEAAKWGATFDQKPAEEVDEGFY, encoded by the exons ATGCCGAAGAACGGTAGCGGTGGCAACCGAAATAATGCTCCTAGGAAGCGTCAGCCGGCGGCGCAATTAGATGAGGAGAACCCCATCATTCAGGCCTTTCGGAATTACTCCGCTGAACTTACCATGAAGCACGATCGCCACGAGCGCATCGTCAAGCTGAGCCGCGACATCACCATCGAGTCCAAGCGTATCATATTCCTGCTGCACTCTATCGACTCGCGCAAGCAGAACAAGGAGAAGGTCCTGGAGGAGGCACGCCAGCGCCTGGCAAAACTGATTGAGGTAAACTTTCGGGCCGTCGCCCTGGAGCTGCGCGACCAGGATGTATATCAGTTTCGCGGCGCCTACTCGCCCGGGCTGCAGGAGTTCATCGAGGCCTACACCTACATGGAGTATCTGTGCAGCGAAGATGGAGCAAAGGAGAACAAGAGCGTTTCTGACTGGCAAGCGCTGCAGGCGGTTATGCAGTATGTGGAGGAAGCCGGCAAAGCCAAGGGCGAGGACACCAGCGTAACCGAAGTGGAAGCTGTGGCTGAGCCGGTGGTGGAGGAGGTGCCCAAGAAGTTTCAGTTCTTCGTAGACCCAACGGAATATGTATTGGGACTGTCCGATCTGACCGGGGAGCTAATGCGCCGGTGCATAAACTCATTGGGCAGCGGCGACACTGACACATGCTTGGAGACCTGCAAGACCCTGCAGCACTTCTATACAGG GTACATTAGTCTCCACTGCCCGAGAGCCCGCGAATTGTGGCGCAAGATCACCACCATGCGCCAGAGCGTTCTCAAGGCGGAGAACGTCTGCTACAATGTGAAGGTGCGTGGAGGCGAAGCTGCCAAATGGGGAGCTACCTTTGACCAAAAGCCAGCCGAGGAGGTGGACGAGGGTTTCTACTAA
- the Cog2 gene encoding conserved oligomeric Golgi complex subunit 2 has translation MHDPATKPVHLPAGSTSTAEKLCFDKTEFMKANFSVDEFLHKNRNAPSLEQLRDNLGVYLKGLRAAMIDLINEDYADFVNLSANLVGLDQSIETIQRPLEQFRSDIESIHDLIDENVSELRAQLEEKRQLREFKRSLQSLKKVYETIAKLQDLIDRKLSGDQPVQAVDLERAALDLIQLQFHEKHCSKHLNVDQQAKIRQLEEQLHQHLRRFFNDALGQARNSAPEHLERCLRIYITLNACGQAESAFREDVVAPYMSGVIGEQQLQNSPQGLAGIYSKILNFISLHMTDLLRLTLYSDKFPGFNFVVNSYWADVESRLELHMNSIFAPGNSEVFYVKYKCTRDFLAKIEELLASSGEQAVALYRQHKQTKSFEARWNLPVYFQICFQEIAGQFEAKLEPVLQDDTLNATNTDEKAYKLTTFNAAKEAMQRCWAEGVYLPEVFPKFYKLNVQIVLRLSRWITDAIAVSKGSSFAKSFTRHQLLIALHSDIRKLDAYLPELQQLIVQSVPADQRSKMFNDVLGKSMAALGDALGGHLSSIQNTLVELLIGECETENVRQVNDLPRLYRKTNREVPSRCSGYVEQMIRPLKAFAQQHESQLGTLVVEQILSEVASHITKAYFNVVSDVLTSVQKTEESLRRLRNVKSGGSGGSGAPPTQGSSAVMSDDDKIRVQLRVDVTAWKQELANLNFQASQIDKLSELTDMVEDSIKLRDTRSS, from the exons ATGCATGACCCCGCCACGAAGCCGGTTCACTTGCCCGCTGGCTCCACCAGCACCGCGGAGAAGCTGTGCTTCGACAAGACCGAGTTTATGAAG GCAAACTTCTCGGTGGACGAGTTTCTTCACAAGAACCGCAATGCACCCAGTCTGGAGCAGTTACGTGACAATTTGGGGGTGTACTTGAAGGGTCTTCGGGCAGCGATGATCGATCTCATCAACGAGGATTACGCGGACTTCGTCAATCTGAGCGCAAACTTGGTGGGCCTGGACCAGTCCATTGAGACCATCCAGCGGCCACTGGAGCAGTTCCGTAGCGACATTGAAAGCATCCATGACCTGATCGACGAAAATGTGTCGGAGCTGCGAGCCCAGTTGGAGGAGAAGCGTCAATTGCGGGAGTTCAAGCGCAGCCTGCAGAGCCTGAAGAAGGTCTACGAGACAATCGCAAAGCTGCAGGATCTAATTGATCGCAAACTTAGCGGAGATCAGCCGGTTCAAGCAGTGGATCTGGAACGCGCCGCGCTGGACCTGATTCAACTGCAATTTCACGAAAAGCACTGCTCCAAGCACCTTAATGTCGACCAGCAGGCGAAGATCCGGCAACTAGAGGAGCAGCTGCACCAGCATCTGCGCCGGTTCTTCAACGATGCCTTGGGCCAGGCTCGCAACTCAGCGCCGGAGCACCTGGAGCGTTGTCTGCGCATCTATATCACCCTGAATGCTTGCGGCCAAGCGGAAAGCGCTTTCCGGGAGGACGTGGTGGCGCCCTACATGAGCGGCGTCATTGGAGAGCAGCAACTGCAAAACTCACCGCAGGGTCTGGCAGGAATTTACAGCAAGATTCTCAACTTTATTTCCCTGCACATGACCGACCTGCTCCGCTTGACGCTCTACTCTGACAAGTTTCCGGGATTTAACTTTGTGGTGAACAGCTATTGGGCCGATGTGGAGTCGCGCCTCGAACTGCACATGAACTCTATCTTCGCCCCGGGCAACTCGGAGGTGTTCTATGTCAAGTACAAGTGCACCCGCGACTTTCTCGCGAAAATAGAGGAGCTGTTAGCCAGCAGCGGAGAGCAGGCGGTGGCCCTCTACCGCCAGCACAAGCAGACAAAGAGCTTCGAGGCCCGCTGGAATCTCCCGGTTTACTTCCAAATATGCTTTCAG GAAATTGCTGGGCAATTCGAGGCTAAGCTGGAGCCAGTGCTGCAGGATGACACTTTGAATGCGACGAATACCGATGAAAAGGCCTACAAACTAACCACATTCAATGCCGCCAAGGAAGCTATGCAAAGATGCTGGGCGGAGGGTGTTTACCTGCCCGAAGTATTTCCCAAATTCTACAAGCTGAACGTGCAGATAGTGCTCCGTCTGTCGCGCTGGATCACCGATGCCATAGCCGTCTCCAAAGGCAGCAGCTTCGCCAAGTCCTTTACCAGACATCAATTGCTGATTGCTCTGCACTCGGACATCCGCAAACTGGACGCCTATCTGCCGGAGCTTCAGCAATTAATTGTCCAATCAGTGCCCGCTGATCAGCGCTCGAAAATGTTCAACGATGTCCTGGGCAAATCCATGGCCGCCTTGGGCGATGCATTGGGTGGGCATTTGTCGAGCATACAAAATACCTTGGTGGAGCTGCTGATCGGCGAGTGCGAGACAGAGAATGTGCGCCAGGTGAACGACTTGCCACGCCTGTATCGCAAGACAAATCGAGAAGTTCCCTCCCGATGCTCTGGCTACGTGGAACAAATGATTCGTCCACTGAAGGCGTTTGCCCAGCAACACGAATCCCAGCTCGGCACTCTGGTGGTGGAGCAAATCCTCTCCGAGGTTGCCAGTCACATAACAAAAGC GTATTTCAACGTGGTAAGTGATGTCCTCACGTCTGTCCAGAAAACCGAGGAATCATTGCGCAGGCTACGGAACGTAAAGAGTGGCGGATCCGGTGGATCCGGCGCACCTCCCACGCAGGGAAGCTCTGCTGTGATGTCTGACGACGATAAGATACGCGTTCAGCTGCGTGTGGACGTCACTGCCTGGAAGCAGGAGCTCGCCAATCTCAACTTCCAGGCGTCGCAGATCGATAAACTGTCCGAGCTAACCGACATGGTGGAGGACAGTATCAAGCTTAGGGACACCAGATCCTCCTAG
- the Hibch gene encoding 3-hydroxyisobutyryl-CoA hydrolase, mitochondrial → MQSPIQRLVYTFGHRTYSQLPLIGGAAMSTKNPPAMAFSARLSSSSVLATESSNKGMIILNRPKALNAINLEMVRKIYKHLKKCEKSKSLLIIKGTGEKAFCAGGDVRALVEAGPTDESKSFFREEYSTNALIGNYKIPYIAIIDGITMGGGVGLSVHGKYRVATDRTLFAMPETAIGLFPDVGGSFFLPRLQGKLGLYLGLTGYRLRGGDVFYSGIATHYCESSKISDLETALLNCPDADDVPELLQKYHSTPEKPFSLQPVLEQINQNFSADSVEGIFENLKNDGSEWANKTIETLCKTSPTSLKVTFRQLELGSQLSLAQCLIMEYRLAVRHLERSDFKEGVRALLIDKDQKPKWQPAQLSEVTEEQVQWFFRKLPDTEELKL, encoded by the exons ATG CAAAGCCCAATTCAAAGGTTGGTGTACACATTCGGTCATCGCACCTACAGCCAGTTGCCGCTGATCGGCGGAGCAGCAATGTCAACAAAGAACCCCCCGGCCATGGCCTTCTCCGCGCgcctctcctcctcctccgtgcTGGCCACGGAGTCGTCCAACAAGGGCATGATCATCCTAAACCGCCCCAAGGCGCTGAACGCCATCAACCTGGAGATGGTGCGCAAAATCTACAAACACCTGAAGAAGTGTGAAAAGTCCAAGTCTCTGCTGATAATTAAGGGGACAGGCGAGAAAGCCTTCTGTGCCGGCGGTGATGTGCGAGCCCTCGTCGAGGCGGGCCCCACCGACGAGTCCAAGAGTTTCTTTCGGGAGGAGTACAGCACCAACGCCCTCATCGGAAACTACAAGATTCCCTACATCGCCATCATCGATGGCATCACCATGGGCGGTGGCGTCGGCCTGAGTGTGCATGGAAAGTATCGCGTGGCCACGGACAGGACGCTGTTCGCCATGCCGGAGACGGCCATCGGGTTGTTCCCAGATGTGGGTGGCTCCTTCTTTCTGCCACGCCTGCAGGGTAAGCTGGGCCTCTATTTGGGGCTTACAGGATACCGTCTCCGCGGTGGTGACGTCTTTTACTCGGGCATTGCCACGCACTACTGCGAGAGCAGCAAGATTTCAGATCTGGAGACGGCGCTGCTCAACTGCCCCGATGCGGATGACGTGCCCGAGCTGCTCCAAAAGTACCATTCCACGCCGGAGAAGCCGTTCTCGCTGCAGCCGGTGCTGGAGCAGATCAACCAGAACTTTTCGGCGGACTCCGTCGAGGGCATATTCGAGAATCTGAAGAACGACGGCAGCGAGTGGGCAAATAAGACGATTGAG ACGCTCTGCAAGACGTCGCCCACCTCGCTGAAGGTCACGTTCCGCCAGCTGGAGCTCGGCTCGCAGCTGTCGCTGGCCCAGTGCCTGATTATGGAGTATCGGCTGGCCGTGCGTCACTTGGAGCGCAGCGACTTCAAGGAGGGTGTACGCGCCTTGCTGATCGACAAGGACCAGAAGCCCAAGTGGCAGCCCGCACAGCTGAGCGAGGTCACCGAGGAGCAGGTGCAATGGTTCTTCCGCAAGCTGCCGGACACCGAGGAGCTCAAACTGTAA
- the Tmtc4 gene encoding protein O-mannosyl-transferase Tmtc4, with product MLGSLPKAGLQSMVCQSILVLICLVCYGCGGLRGATFVFDDTVAIVKNRDVSVLPTNWTAIFTHDFWGASLVSADSHKSFRPLTTLMFHCEYALLGLSAAHMKFLNLLLHCVNTLLMWRLVRSLYVTEINTERWATISAALFAAHPIHTEAVSGVVGRAELMFGMIHLLCLLLTVANTGKRSSQTVGLVLILTSVGILFKESAVTIPMSCVLLDYFQNGYYLLSYRDQWNLVRSRVSYVVYLVGTSALLTTRLWWQDFEQPTFKEVDNPVAHNEHVLTRGLSQQFLLVMNIWLMLCPHWLCYDWALGCVKLVTSIWDLRLQGVIGFYSIVLVALKNFRRLPGMMLALGLMVVPFLPASGIISVGFVIAERTLYVPSIGFCLLSIYGFLYWYDSSSGRAYWRLCLQVLLMVLLSVMMLRTRQRATDWLNEEQLFKSGLQVCPDNAKVHYNIARLATDTGNNTKAFQHYHKAIELYPGYESALMNLGNLYREHGQLATAEEYIRLALQVYPAFPAAWMNLGIVQSAQKKYAQALASYEKALKHRANFAVCYYNMGNLYLEQKLYSEALHHWQHAVGLNPRQPKAWANILTMLDNRGLHEDALRLSDQALLHLPNEVSILFIRANVLGKMKHYVEAEAIYKRVIELEPHNMLYHTNLGVLYHRWDKSQEAIEAYRMAISINSGRATTARENLNKLLKRLEREAKVVIER from the coding sequence ATGCTGGGCTCCCTTCCCAAGGCCGGGCTGCAGAGCATGGTCTGCCAGTCGATCCTGGTCCTGATTTGTCTTGTGTGCTACGGCTGCGGCGGCCTCCGTGGGGCTACGTTTGTCTTCGACGACACGGTGGCCATCGTCAAGAACCGGGATGTCAGCGTACTGCCCACCAACTGGACGGCGATTTTCACGCACGATTTCTGGGGGGCCTCCCTGGTCAGCGCAGACTCGCACAAGTCGTTCCGGCCGCTGACCACCCTGATGTTCCACTGCGAATACGCTCTGCTAGGCCTGAGCGCAGCTCACATGAAGTTCCTCAACCTCCTGCTGCACTGCGTCAACACGCTGCTCATGTGGCGTCTGGTGCGATCGCTGTATGTGACGGAGATCAACACGGAGCGATGGGCCACCATTTCGGCGGCGCTGTTTGCTGCCCACCCAATCCACACGGAGGCGGTCTCCGGAGTTGTGGGACGAGCTGAGCTTATGTTCGGAATGATTCACCTGCTCTGCCTGCTGCTGACCGTGGCCAACACCGGAAAGCGCAGCTCACAGACCGTTGGCCTTGTCCTGATCCTCACCTCGGTGGGCATACTCTTCAAGGAATCAGCAGTGACTATTCCAATGTCGTGTGTGCTGCTGGATTACTTTCAAAATGGCTACTACCTGCTATCGTACCGGGATCAGTGGAATCTGGTGCGCTCCCGGGTGAGCTACGTCGTCTACTTAGTGGGCACTTCGGCTCTGCTAACCACCCGCTTGTGGTGGCAGGACTTTGAGCAGCCAACGTTCAAGGAAGTGGACAACCCAGTGGCCCACAACGAGCACGTTTTGACCCGCGGACTGTCACAGCAGTTCTTGTTGGTCATGAACATCTGGCTGATGCTCTGCCCCCACTGGCTGTGCTACGACTGGGCTCTGGGATGTGTGAAGCTGGTGACCAGCATTTGGGACCTGCGGCTGCAGGGCGTCATCGGATTCTACTCCATTGTGCTGGTGGCTCTGAAGAACTTCCGACGCCTGCCCGGCATGATGCTGGCTCTGGGGCTGATGGTAGTTCCCTTCCTGCCGGCTTCGGGCATTATCAGTGTTGGATTCGTAATCGCGGAGCGGACTCTTTATGTTCCATCCATCGGCTTCTGCCTGCTGTCCATCTACGGGTTTCTCTACTGGTATGACAGCAGTTCGGGCCGAGCTTATTGGCGCCTCTGCCTGCAGGTTCTCCTGATGGTTCTCCTCAGTGTAATGATGCTGCGCACACGGCAACGGGCCACAGACTGGCTAAACGAGGAGCAGCTGTTCAAGTCCGGCCTGCAAGTGTGTCCGGACAACGCCAAGGTGCACTACAACATCGCTCGCTTGGCCACCGATACGGGAAACAATACCAAGGCGTTCCAGCACTATCACAAGGCCATTGAGCTGTATCCCGGCTATGAGTCCGCTTTGATGAACCTCGGGAACCTGTATCGGGAGCATGGTCAGCTGGCCACCGCAGAGGAGTACATCCGACTGGCTTTGCAGGTGTATCCCGCCTTTCCGGCGGCCTGGATGAATCTGGGCATTGTGCAATCCGCTCAAAAGAAATACGCCCAGGCGCTGGCCAGCTACGAGAAGGCACTGAAGCACAGGGCCAACTTCGCCGTGTGCTACTACAACATGGGGAATCTGTATCTGGAACAGAAGCTCTACTCCGAGGCCCTGCACCATTGGCAGCATGCAGTGGGCCTGAATCCCCGGCAGCCGAAGGCCTGGGCCAACATCCTCACTATGCTGGACAATAGGGGCCTTCATGAAGATGCCCTGCGCCTCTCGGATCAGGCTCTGCTGCACTTGCCCAACGAGGTCAGCATCCTGTTCATTCGGGCCAATGTTCTGGGCAAGATGAAGCACTACGTTGAAGCGGAGGCGATTTACAAGCGAGTCATTGAGCTGGAGCCCCACAACATGCTCTATCACACGAACCTCGGAGTCCTCTATCACCGCTGGGACAAGAGCCAGGAGGCCATCGAGGCGTATCGAATGGCGATAAGCATTAATTCGGGTAGAGCAACGACAGCGCGGGAGAATCTGAACAAGCTGCTGAAACGCCTGGAAAGGGAGGCAAAGGTCGTCATTGAAAGGTAA